The Crocosphaera sp. UHCC 0190 DNA segment CCATAGTCGATCAATAACTTTCAAGACATGACTTGGATAGGTTTTTAGATCTCCAGGAGTTAGATCGTCTTGTGAAGCTTTTCCTTCTACTTCTAACATAACTTTCATGGTTTCTTGATCTGCTTCTTTGAAGTTTCCTGCTGCTAATAATTCCTGTAATTTTTCATAGCGATAAACATCCGGTAATAACAACAGAACTTTCTCTAATCTTTGCTCTAGTTGTGTAATTCGTTTCGTCAATTCTAGTTCTTTTTGACTGGGTTCATTGAAGTCAATCTTAGAATCTAATTCGGTCATATTTTAAAAATCCTAGGGTTAATTTAAAAGGCGAAAAGAATCGAAAAAGCTGAGAATATTGGTCGAAATTTGCTCAACATTATTATTTTGTCCAGCCGCCAAAACATAAATTTTTTGATTAATGAGATAAACCCGGAAACTAATAAGTTCATCTTCATGTTTCATGGTTAATTCTTGACCTAAATATTGTTGCCAAGTAATATCTTTATCTGTTAATAAAATAAAATTTGTCTGTTTAACAATACCCTCTCTTACTGCTAACAATAACTGAGTTGGGTTAGCCAGTTGAGAGGAGGATAAATCCTCAGAATAGGCAGCAACAAAGCGATAGGGTTTGGGTTGAGTAGCAAACACTTCAAAGGATAAATTACTCTTACCTAAATCTAGGATAATCGTTTCCAGACTTTGGATTCCTTGAGGCATCCAAACTGAAAAATTACCATCTCTAAAGAGAAATTTTTGCCATTGCAATTGTCCGCTATCAATGGTTAAAATTTGGGCCGGATGTTCAATTTCTGTTGCCGGGGTTTCCGGTTGTTGTTGCAGTCGTTGAATTTCCTGTTCCATTAATAGTTGTCCATCTCGAAAAAAAGTCGGACGATCAAATCTTCCTTGGGCCAAAACTTGACTTATGGGATCACACAAACAACCTAAAATCAGAAGAAATCGTAAAAAATTCACACTTAAGCTAATTCGCATTCAATTAATCGCATAAAACAAAAAGTCGCCATTTTAAACCCATAAGGAGACTTCCACCAAATTGCCGGAAAACAACCTACTGGAGCCGATAAGCTAAACTCTAAATTATCATAGTTATCCCCTTGCCATTGTCCATTTTTGCGCCAACCAACGCGATCGCCATATTTCTCCAGGATATCGACATTTTGACTGCGTAGGCTGTCTATATTGCCCCCGACTTCCTCATACAGACTCAACTGTACACTAAACCCAAAGCGATCGCCGCTATAGTCTCGCCACAGTCTATCAATGACCTGGAGAATATTACAGGGCAATTTCGTCATATCATTAGGAGTCATGTTGTCTCGATCTCTGTTGACTGCTTCGAGGATGACTTGGGTGGTTTCTTGATCTGCTTCTTTGAATTTTCCTGCTTTTAATAAGGCTTGTAATTGGCTATATCTGTCAATATCCGAGACTAATTTCAGTTTTTCTTCTAAATCAGCGACTCTATCCGTCAAAGCTTGCAATTGGGTGAAAATTTCGCATAATTCAGGGTGAGTTTCTAGGGTAAATGGGTCAGACATAATTAGGATGAAACCTCATATTGATGATATCTTAAGAAAGTTCAGACAAATCTCAGGAAATTCTCAGTTCTCCTCGTTTTAATGATCTTACAACTTAAGCAGACAGGAAATTCTCGGCAGTTTGTTGATCATTTGAGCATTGCTTTTAATTTCTCTATTCTAGTTTACAAAAAGGAACGCATTCTGTGACTGATATGGTGACTTCCCAATCTTCCCTTAATTCTCCTCTTTATGATATCGAAAAAACTGTCTTTGAACGCTATCAAGAAGGGGCAAAAGTGCAACAACCTAGTTTATGTTGTCCCACTGACTATGATGGTAAGTATTTAGAGATTTTACCCCAAGAAATTATTGAAAAAGATTATGGTTGTGGTGATCCAACTCGCTATGTATCTGAAGGGGAAACGGTTTTAGATTTGGGTTCGGGAACGGGAAAAAATTGCTACATTCTGGCCCAAAAAGTCGGTGCTAAGGGTCAGGTTATTGGGGTTGATTTTAATGATGAAATGTTAAAAATTTCCCGCAAGTATCAACTGGAAATTGCTGACAAAATAGGTTATAAAAATACTCAATTTGTCAAGGGTAAAATACAAGATTTAACCTTAAATTTAGATCAAGTTCAGACTTGGTTATCTAACCATCCAATTCAATCAATTGAACAATTAAGTCAGTTTGAATCTGAATGCGATCGCTTGCGTAAAAATTCCCCACTGATTGCTGATAATAGCATTGATGTGGTCATTTCTAATTGTGTTTTAAATTTAGTTCATCCCCAGGATAAAGCACAGCTATTTCAAGAGCTTTATCGGGTCTTAAAACGGGGAGGAAGGGCTGTTATTTCTGATATTGTTTGTGATGAAAATCCTACCGCAGAAATTCTCAATGATCCCGATTTATGGAGTGGTTGTATTGCTGGTGCATTCCGTGAAGAAGAATTTTTAAAAATGTTTGAAAATGTGGGATTTTATGGCATTGAAATTCTCGCACGAGAGGAAACTCCTTGGCAGGTTATTGATGGGATTGAATTTCGTTCCATGACGGTTCGTGCTTATAAAGGGAAGGAAGGCCCTTGTTTAGAACGCAAGCAATCTATTATTTACAAAGGCCCTTGGAAACAGGTACAAGATGATGATGGACATATTTTTTGTCGGGGTGAAAGGATGGCAGTTTGTGACAAAACTTATCAGATTTTAACTCGTCCTGAAAGTCCTTATCAAACAGAGATTATTCCCGTGCCTCCCTATCAAGAAATACCCCTAGAAGAAGCCACAGACTTTAGTTGTAAAAACAAAGCAATTCGTCATCCAAAAGAGACAAAAGGGGCCGATTATAAACTAACAGAAACCAACCCAGTAATGGACTGTTGTAGTCCAGGAGAATGTTGTTAATTAATGAATCAGAATGAGAAGAATTTTAGATAAATTACTATTCTTCTCTTAATTATTTATCATGATTTTTAGGAATAAAGATGGTTACTTTAAATTCTCAATCAATTATCCCATTTACTCAAACAACAAAGCAACCCCTTACTAAACAAAAAATTACAGTATTACAAATCAATTTAGGGAAACGTTGTAATCTTGCTTGTAACCATTGTCATGTAGAAGCAGGGCCAAAACGAACAGAAGAATTATCCCCTGAAATTTGTCAACAATTAATCGAATTAATTAACCGTTTTCCTCAAATAAAAACCGTTGATTTAACGGGAGGCGCACCAGAAATGAATTATGGGTTTCGTCCCTTGGTAGAAGCGGCTAAAAAAGCCCAAAAAGAGGTAATTGTACGCTCTAACTTAACCATCTATTTTGAGCCTAATTTTGAAGATTTACCAGAATATTTTGCTAAAAATAAATTAAGAATCATTGCTTCTTTACCTTGCTATTTAGAGGGAAATGTGGATAAACAAAGGGGTAAAGGAGTTTATAATGAGTCAATTCATGCTATTCAACTATTAAATAAATTAGGGTATGGAAACGATTCTAATTTAGTGTTAGATTTAGTTTATAATCCCCCTATCCCTAGAAATGAAAACTTTTCTTTAACCCCTGACCAAATTAAATTAGAAAAGGACTATAAAACATTCCTTTGGGATAATTTTAAGATTGTTTTTAATCATCTCTTTACTATCACGAACATTCCCATAGGTAGAACTAAACATTATTTACAAAATCAACATTTATATGTTCCTTATCTCAAGTTTTTAGAATCTCATTATAACCCAGGAACTATCGAGCATTTAATGTGTCGTAATGAACTATCAATTGATTACTTAGGCAACATTTATGATTGTGATTTTAATCAAATGG contains these protein-coding regions:
- a CDS encoding GUN4 domain-containing protein; translation: MTELDSKIDFNEPSQKELELTKRITQLEQRLEKVLLLLPDVYRYEKLQELLAAGNFKEADQETMKVMLEVEGKASQDDLTPGDLKTYPSHVLKVIDRLWCSYSNEHFGFSIQLKIYQEVGGTPQSVMEGSFKVLSEAAFKFGWKDDPKKLGLKDYDTMNFSLSAPQGQLPMQWWVSPYGTKLANFFLARLMECDF
- a CDS encoding GUN4 domain-containing protein — translated: MSDPFTLETHPELCEIFTQLQALTDRVADLEEKLKLVSDIDRYSQLQALLKAGKFKEADQETTQVILEAVNRDRDNMTPNDMTKLPCNILQVIDRLWRDYSGDRFGFSVQLSLYEEVGGNIDSLRSQNVDILEKYGDRVGWRKNGQWQGDNYDNLEFSLSAPVGCFPAIWWKSPYGFKMATFCFMRLIECELA
- a CDS encoding methyltransferase domain-containing protein, whose product is MVTSQSSLNSPLYDIEKTVFERYQEGAKVQQPSLCCPTDYDGKYLEILPQEIIEKDYGCGDPTRYVSEGETVLDLGSGTGKNCYILAQKVGAKGQVIGVDFNDEMLKISRKYQLEIADKIGYKNTQFVKGKIQDLTLNLDQVQTWLSNHPIQSIEQLSQFESECDRLRKNSPLIADNSIDVVISNCVLNLVHPQDKAQLFQELYRVLKRGGRAVISDIVCDENPTAEILNDPDLWSGCIAGAFREEEFLKMFENVGFYGIEILAREETPWQVIDGIEFRSMTVRAYKGKEGPCLERKQSIIYKGPWKQVQDDDGHIFCRGERMAVCDKTYQILTRPESPYQTEIIPVPPYQEIPLEEATDFSCKNKAIRHPKETKGADYKLTETNPVMDCCSPGECC
- the arsS gene encoding arsenosugar biosynthesis radical SAM (seleno)protein ArsS (Some members of this family are selenoproteins.), which produces MVTLNSQSIIPFTQTTKQPLTKQKITVLQINLGKRCNLACNHCHVEAGPKRTEELSPEICQQLIELINRFPQIKTVDLTGGAPEMNYGFRPLVEAAKKAQKEVIVRSNLTIYFEPNFEDLPEYFAKNKLRIIASLPCYLEGNVDKQRGKGVYNESIHAIQLLNKLGYGNDSNLVLDLVYNPPIPRNENFSLTPDQIKLEKDYKTFLWDNFKIVFNHLFTITNIPIGRTKHYLQNQHLYVPYLKFLESHYNPGTIEHLMCRNELSIDYLGNIYDCDFNQMENLPATLPSGEKLTLEKLLSLENLDIINEIKTAPYCYGCTAGSGSSCGGSLI